The Planctomycetota bacterium genome includes the window CCCCTGTGGGGCCCGCCTGAGGGTTCGCCGGCGGGCCTCCCCCCCGCAGCTACCTTCCCGATCGGACACTGGCTCCGTGCTCATCGCGGGTCACGACGCTCATGTCGGAACCGACTCGTCTCATTGATTTACGAGACGCATCCGATATCGCTCGATGACGGAGGTCCAGAGTCGTTCGGTGCGGACCCAGCGAAGTGCTTGATCGGAGAGTCGATGCAAGAGTGCGGCTTCGTCTCGCGCTTGGCTGAGCGTCTCGGTCAGCGTCGGACGACGAGCGCCGGCGAGGTCGAAGAGCAGGCCAGTGTCGTCGTGGCGAATGACGTCGCGGATGCCGGGGGCGTCGGCACCGATCACAGGCACGCCCGCGGCCATAGCTTCGATGAGGACGAGACCGAAGCCTTCTGCCTCGCTGGGCAAAACCAGCACGTCGGCGTCGGCAAGAGCAACGTCTTTGTCGGCCCAACCATGGATGTGGACGCGATTTGAGCCAGACGCCGCCTGTTCGATGCGGCTTCGCTCCGGGCCGTCGCCGAAGACGTCGAGCGTGACGTTCTCGACCTGGCGAACAGCGTCGATCAGCATCGGGACGCGCTTCACCGGATCGAACCGCCCAAAGAAGACGACGCAGAGCGGCGAACCGGCGTCCCGAGCCGGCTTCGGCTGATCGACGACGGTCGCTTCATCGACGCCGTTCGGGATGACGTGCACCCGATCGGCCGCGACGCCAGCTCGGGATCGCGCGACATCGGCCACGCTTGGCGACGGCACGATGACGCCGGTCGCATGCTTCGCGGCCCAACGCTGCACCGGCCAGTGCCATCGCGGACGCGGCTGCGTCGTCTGAATCGACTGCCACCATCGCACGCCCGGCCGACCACGCGATGCGATCGCTGCGACGGTGTTCGCATGGACCAGCAGGCTTAGCACGACGTCGATCTCATGCTCATCGACGAGTCTGCCGAGGCGCGCGACAGCGTGAGGCAAGCCGAGGACACCGACGTCGAAGGCCGTCACGTCGACGCCCGCGTCGACCAGCTCCGTCGCGACCGCGTCCATCCCGCCGAGGCAGGCGACCTCGACATGCAGATCGTCCGTCGGCAGTCGCGTCGCCAACTCCTTGACGACCGTCGGCGTGCCGCCGGGCTTGAGGTCGGTGACAAACAGCAACAGCCGCGTCATGACGCCGCCCGCACCAGCGCTTCGAACAAAGCTGCCTGTCGCGACTCGCCTTCGATCGACTGTCGCTCCGGGTGCCACTGCACGCCGAGCCAGAACGGCTTCGTCGGATCTTCGATGGCCTCGACCGTCGTGTCCTGCGCGACGGCCGACGCGACAAGCCCCTCGCCGACCCGGCCGACGGACTGGTGGTGGCTGGTGTTGACGGCCAGAGCGACGACGCCGCAGGTCTTGGCAAGGAGGCTCTCCGGCCGGAGCGCGACGTCGTGCCGTTTGCTCCAGCCTTCGGGCTGGCGTGCGTGGAGTTCAGCCCGGCCGAGGTCGCCCAGGTGCTGGATGAGGCTTCCGCCGCGGACGAGGTTCATGATCTGCATGCCGAAGCAGATGCCCAGCGCCGGGATGCCGCGACGCTCCGCCTCCGTGACGAGGGAGCGCTCGTGTCGCTCGCGCTTCGGGTCGACCTGATTGCAGGCTGGATGCCACTCTTCGCCCCAGGCCGCCGGATCAGGATCGTTGCCGCCGGAAAAGACGATGCCCTGAACAAACGACGGCAGTTCCAGGTCATCGTGAAACGGCAGCAGCACCGGTTCGCCGCCGGCGAGGCGGACGGCTTCGACGCAGGCATACGACAACTGGTACCGGTCGCGGCTCCGGTCGTGATCGAGGGTGATGCCGATGACGGGCTTGCGTTTGATGGGCTCAATCTACGCGCGATCCAAGTCGGGAAACACCGAAGGAGCTGTCGTGTGCGTGAAGCGACCCTCCCCGACGCATGGTCGGGAAGGGTCGAGTCCAA containing:
- a CDS encoding glycosyltransferase family 4 protein, translated to MTRLLLFVTDLKPGGTPTVVKELATRLPTDDLHVEVACLGGMDAVATELVDAGVDVTAFDVGVLGLPHAVARLGRLVDEHEIDVVLSLLVHANTVAAIASRGRPGVRWWQSIQTTQPRPRWHWPVQRWAAKHATGVIVPSPSVADVARSRAGVAADRVHVIPNGVDEATVVDQPKPARDAGSPLCVVFFGRFDPVKRVPMLIDAVRQVENVTLDVFGDGPERSRIEQAASGSNRVHIHGWADKDVALADADVLVLPSEAEGFGLVLIEAMAAGVPVIGADAPGIRDVIRHDDTGLLFDLAGARRPTLTETLSQARDEAALLHRLSDQALRWVRTERLWTSVIERYRMRLVNQ
- a CDS encoding gamma-glutamyl-gamma-aminobutyrate hydrolase family protein (Members of this family of hydrolases with an active site Cys residue belong to MEROPS family C26.); this encodes MEPIKRKPVIGITLDHDRSRDRYQLSYACVEAVRLAGGEPVLLPFHDDLELPSFVQGIVFSGGNDPDPAAWGEEWHPACNQVDPKRERHERSLVTEAERRGIPALGICFGMQIMNLVRGGSLIQHLGDLGRAELHARQPEGWSKRHDVALRPESLLAKTCGVVALAVNTSHHQSVGRVGEGLVASAVAQDTTVEAIEDPTKPFWLGVQWHPERQSIEGESRQAALFEALVRAAS